The Gopherus evgoodei ecotype Sinaloan lineage unplaced genomic scaffold, rGopEvg1_v1.p scaffold_42_arrow_ctg1, whole genome shotgun sequence genome contains a region encoding:
- the SYDE1 gene encoding rho GTPase-activating protein SYDE1 isoform X2, protein MESELPSRMLDSLMELEPGPGPEPVSHDPDGSCRRGATITVSRKQSWAKFSCGIRDVPCSSYSRKVPASPMASAELQDEGEGVEPGRETDGDPQCSLLPQEQFFPTHTGGPALEDEAWLVESPPAPAPPTPQPGLAPGDEEAESMCRYVELCASGSAVRCASHGAYLQNLERSSRHWILSSGKAQGPEELSPSASTELKEVGAMGSEGEIWYNPIPEDDDVVGVRQGTEPASSWRKWGSGTRSRESDKEEARPSRAEPGDEEPPRSIARQVESPSSQNAPTPAGPVGRGEETGAGRTQAYGKLPISCVSAAVGLAGPSPPLSPSVSKKGRSLGRVKSPGTVRRLSLKMKKLPELRRKLSLRSARPRGQEPEGSDSTSPQDARKEPGNVISRYHLDSSVASQQGPHRAKAASKGGYLSDGDSPELLAKADKRACPGPEGHELGARLDVDAFQPYSSLEQLRCVQPISGLVSVHLHGVGDLKPPKAESREVFCVLQVDAAPKARTALLPWTAAFLSLNHTFNLELEGARHLKVIVFSWDLATCRNRVCCHGTIVLPHIFRGCRAQQLAVRLEPRGLLYCKLMLVEQWDMPSSPSDREPRVFGVELRHLVERENTVTKVPLLIQKCVSQIEKRGLKIVGLYRLCGSAAVKKELRDAFERDSAAVTLSEQLYPDINVITGILKDYLRELPTPLITKTLYQVVLEAMAQRQPQDMLSRQNAKETVALLDCLPEIEKATLTVLLDHLSLVASFHDFNRMNSQNIAVCFGPVLLNQNQEPWHQRARSYAHCEEISSAVDFKRHIEVLHYLLQAWPVPYRKGRGVEGRERAQSTCLRQRRRPALRLDLLESEVVARHRPRGLESPPTNRYAGEWSVCSQEYGLVAGPGHEINYTEVAGSDSENEVLDLREGLGGPSQTVFVGDFALVDDPEAPFSPRLNLKDFDALILDLERELSKQINVCL, encoded by the exons ATGGAATCGG AGCTCCCCTCGAGGATGTTGGACTCTCTGAtggagctggagccaggccctgggccagagccagTGTCTCATGACCCTGACGGGAGCTGTCGGAGAGGAGCAACCATCACTGTGTCCAGGAAGCAGAGCTGGGCCAAGTTCTCATGTGGCATCCGGGACGTGCCATGTAGCTCTTACAGCAGGAAGGTGCCTGCCAGTCCCATGGCCTCCGCAGAGCTGCAGGATGAGGGTGAAGGGGTAGAGCCAGGCCGAGAGACTGACGGGGACCCCCAGTGCtctctgctgccccaggagcagttCTTCCCCACCCATACAGGGGGACCAGCCCTTGAGGATGAGGCATGGCTTGTGgagagccccccagccccagcgcccccCACTCCTCAGCCCGGCCTGGCCCCTGGTGATGAGGAGGCTGAGTCGATGTGCAGGTATGTGGAGCTTTGCGCCTCTGGCAGTGCTGTGAGATGTGCCAGTCATGGTGCCTACTTGCAGAACCTGGAGAGGAGCAGCCGCCACTGGATCCTCTCCTCGGGCAAGGCCCAGGGCCCGGAGGAGTTGTCCCCCAGCGCCAGCACAGAATTGAAGGAGGTGGGCGCCATGGGCAGTGAAGGGGAGATCTGGTACAACCCTATCCCTGAAGATGACGACGTTGTGGGTGTCAGGCAAGGCACCGAGCCTGCCAGCTCCTGGAGGAAGTGGGGCAGTGGCACAAGGAGCCGGGAATCTGACAAGGAAGAGGCCAGGCCCAGCAGGGCAGAGCCAGGTGATGAAGAGCCCCCCAGGAGCATCGCCAGGCAAGTGGAAAGCCCCAGCTCACAGAATGCACCTACCCCAGCTGGGCCAGTGGGTCGAGGCGAGGAGACGGGTGCCGGCAGGACACAGGCGTATG GGAAGTTGCCGATTTCATGTGTGAGCGCGGCTGTGGGGTTGGCTGGCCCatcccccccgctgagccccagcGTCTCCAAGAAGGGGCGCTCCCTGGGCAGAGTGAAGTCCCCGGGAACCGTGCGCCGCCTTTCCCTGAAGATGAAGAAGCTGCCTGagctgaggaggaagctgagtCTGCGTAGTGCCCGGCCCCGGGGGCAGGAGCCTGAGGGCAGTGACAGCACCTCACCCCAGGATGCCCGCAAGGAGCCGGGGAATGTCATCAGCCGCTACCACCTGGACAGCAGCGTGGCATCCCAGCAGGGCCCGCACCGTGCCAAGGCAGCCAGCAAGGGCGGCTACCTAAGTGATGGTGACTCCCCTGAGCTGCTGGCCAAAGCGGACAAGCGTGCCTGTCCTGGGCCAGAGGGGCATGAGCTTGGGGCTAGGCTGGACGTGGatgccttccagccctacagcTCCTTAGAACAGCTGCGCTGTGTGCAGCCCATCTCGGGCCTAGTCAGCGTCCACCTGCACGGTGTGGGGGACCTTAAGCCCCCAAAGGCTGAGTCCAGGGAGGTGTTCTGCGTCCTGCAGGTGGACGCAGCCCCCAAGGCGCGCACGGCCCTGCTGCCCTGGACAGCCGCCTTCCTCAGCCTCAACCACACCTTCAACTTGGAACTGGAGGGGGCCCGACATCTCAAGGTCATTGTCTTCTCCTGGGACCTGGCTACCTGCCGGAACCGTGTGTGCTGCCATGGCACCATTGTCTTGCCCCACATCTTCAGAG GGTGCAGGGCCCAGCAGCTGGCAGTGCGGCTGGAGCCGCGCGGGCTGCTCTACTGCAAGCTGATGTTGGTGGAGCAGTGGGACATGCCGAGCAGCCCCAGTGACCGGGAGCCCCGGGTCTTTGGCGTGGAGCTGCGTCACTTGGTGGAAAGAGAGAACACTGTCACCAAGGTGCCGCTGCTGATCCAGAAATGCGTCTCCCAGATTGAGAAGCGGGGACTGAAG ATTGTAGGGCTTTACCGGCTGTGTGGCTCGGCGGCTGTGAAGAAGGAGCTGCGTGATGCCTTCGAGAGGGACAGTGCTGCTGTGACGCTCTCTGAACAGCTGTACCCAGACATCAACGTCATCACAG GGATCCTGAAGGACTATCTGCGGGAGCTGCCCACGCCCCTCATCACCAAGACCCTTTACCAGGTGGTGTTGGAGGCCATGGCCCAGCGACAGCCCCAAGATATGCTTAGCAGGCAGAATGCAAAGGAGACGGTCGCTCTGCTGGACTGCCTGCCGGAGATCGAGAAG GCTACGCTGACCGTGCTGCTGGACCATCTCAGCTTGGTGGCCTCCTTCCACGACTTTAACCGCATGAACTCCCAGAACATTGCCGTGTGCTTCGGGCCAGTGTTGCTCAACCAGAATCAGGAGCCATGGCACCAGAGGGCCCGCAGCTATGCCCACTGCGAGGAGATCTCCAGTGCTGTCGACTTCAAGAGGCACATTGAGGTGCTGCACTACCTGCTGCAGGCCTGGCCTG TCCCCTACAGGAAAGGGCGTGGTGTGGAGGGCCGGGAAAGGGCCCAGTCCACCTGCCTGCGGCAGAGGCGCCGTCCTGCACTGCGGCTGGATCTGCTGGAGAGCGAGGTGGTGGCTCGTCACCGTCCCCGAGGCTTGGAGAGCCCCCCCACCAACCGCTACGCTGGGGAGTGGAGTGTGTGCAGCCAGGAGTATGGCCTGGTGGCCGGGCCAGGGCACGAGATCAACTACACCGAGGTGGCCGGCAGCGACAGCGAGAATGAGGTGCTAGACCtgcgggaggggctgggtggcCCCAGCCAGACGGTCTTCGTGGGGGACTTTGCCTTGGTCGACGACCCTGAGGCGCCCTTCAGCCCCCGCCTGAACCTGAAGGACTTTGATGCCCTCATCCTGGACCTGGAGCGAGAGCTCTCCAAGCAGATCAATGTGTGCCTGTGA
- the SYDE1 gene encoding rho GTPase-activating protein SYDE1 isoform X1, whose amino-acid sequence MSARDRWAPGAAWQPEEPPSLVRPGRAMAELLLRRTFSRLRGKEKLPRKKERELPSRMLDSLMELEPGPGPEPVSHDPDGSCRRGATITVSRKQSWAKFSCGIRDVPCSSYSRKVPASPMASAELQDEGEGVEPGRETDGDPQCSLLPQEQFFPTHTGGPALEDEAWLVESPPAPAPPTPQPGLAPGDEEAESMCRYVELCASGSAVRCASHGAYLQNLERSSRHWILSSGKAQGPEELSPSASTELKEVGAMGSEGEIWYNPIPEDDDVVGVRQGTEPASSWRKWGSGTRSRESDKEEARPSRAEPGDEEPPRSIARQVESPSSQNAPTPAGPVGRGEETGAGRTQAYGKLPISCVSAAVGLAGPSPPLSPSVSKKGRSLGRVKSPGTVRRLSLKMKKLPELRRKLSLRSARPRGQEPEGSDSTSPQDARKEPGNVISRYHLDSSVASQQGPHRAKAASKGGYLSDGDSPELLAKADKRACPGPEGHELGARLDVDAFQPYSSLEQLRCVQPISGLVSVHLHGVGDLKPPKAESREVFCVLQVDAAPKARTALLPWTAAFLSLNHTFNLELEGARHLKVIVFSWDLATCRNRVCCHGTIVLPHIFRGCRAQQLAVRLEPRGLLYCKLMLVEQWDMPSSPSDREPRVFGVELRHLVERENTVTKVPLLIQKCVSQIEKRGLKIVGLYRLCGSAAVKKELRDAFERDSAAVTLSEQLYPDINVITGILKDYLRELPTPLITKTLYQVVLEAMAQRQPQDMLSRQNAKETVALLDCLPEIEKATLTVLLDHLSLVASFHDFNRMNSQNIAVCFGPVLLNQNQEPWHQRARSYAHCEEISSAVDFKRHIEVLHYLLQAWPVPYRKGRGVEGRERAQSTCLRQRRRPALRLDLLESEVVARHRPRGLESPPTNRYAGEWSVCSQEYGLVAGPGHEINYTEVAGSDSENEVLDLREGLGGPSQTVFVGDFALVDDPEAPFSPRLNLKDFDALILDLERELSKQINVCL is encoded by the exons AGCTCCCCTCGAGGATGTTGGACTCTCTGAtggagctggagccaggccctgggccagagccagTGTCTCATGACCCTGACGGGAGCTGTCGGAGAGGAGCAACCATCACTGTGTCCAGGAAGCAGAGCTGGGCCAAGTTCTCATGTGGCATCCGGGACGTGCCATGTAGCTCTTACAGCAGGAAGGTGCCTGCCAGTCCCATGGCCTCCGCAGAGCTGCAGGATGAGGGTGAAGGGGTAGAGCCAGGCCGAGAGACTGACGGGGACCCCCAGTGCtctctgctgccccaggagcagttCTTCCCCACCCATACAGGGGGACCAGCCCTTGAGGATGAGGCATGGCTTGTGgagagccccccagccccagcgcccccCACTCCTCAGCCCGGCCTGGCCCCTGGTGATGAGGAGGCTGAGTCGATGTGCAGGTATGTGGAGCTTTGCGCCTCTGGCAGTGCTGTGAGATGTGCCAGTCATGGTGCCTACTTGCAGAACCTGGAGAGGAGCAGCCGCCACTGGATCCTCTCCTCGGGCAAGGCCCAGGGCCCGGAGGAGTTGTCCCCCAGCGCCAGCACAGAATTGAAGGAGGTGGGCGCCATGGGCAGTGAAGGGGAGATCTGGTACAACCCTATCCCTGAAGATGACGACGTTGTGGGTGTCAGGCAAGGCACCGAGCCTGCCAGCTCCTGGAGGAAGTGGGGCAGTGGCACAAGGAGCCGGGAATCTGACAAGGAAGAGGCCAGGCCCAGCAGGGCAGAGCCAGGTGATGAAGAGCCCCCCAGGAGCATCGCCAGGCAAGTGGAAAGCCCCAGCTCACAGAATGCACCTACCCCAGCTGGGCCAGTGGGTCGAGGCGAGGAGACGGGTGCCGGCAGGACACAGGCGTATG GGAAGTTGCCGATTTCATGTGTGAGCGCGGCTGTGGGGTTGGCTGGCCCatcccccccgctgagccccagcGTCTCCAAGAAGGGGCGCTCCCTGGGCAGAGTGAAGTCCCCGGGAACCGTGCGCCGCCTTTCCCTGAAGATGAAGAAGCTGCCTGagctgaggaggaagctgagtCTGCGTAGTGCCCGGCCCCGGGGGCAGGAGCCTGAGGGCAGTGACAGCACCTCACCCCAGGATGCCCGCAAGGAGCCGGGGAATGTCATCAGCCGCTACCACCTGGACAGCAGCGTGGCATCCCAGCAGGGCCCGCACCGTGCCAAGGCAGCCAGCAAGGGCGGCTACCTAAGTGATGGTGACTCCCCTGAGCTGCTGGCCAAAGCGGACAAGCGTGCCTGTCCTGGGCCAGAGGGGCATGAGCTTGGGGCTAGGCTGGACGTGGatgccttccagccctacagcTCCTTAGAACAGCTGCGCTGTGTGCAGCCCATCTCGGGCCTAGTCAGCGTCCACCTGCACGGTGTGGGGGACCTTAAGCCCCCAAAGGCTGAGTCCAGGGAGGTGTTCTGCGTCCTGCAGGTGGACGCAGCCCCCAAGGCGCGCACGGCCCTGCTGCCCTGGACAGCCGCCTTCCTCAGCCTCAACCACACCTTCAACTTGGAACTGGAGGGGGCCCGACATCTCAAGGTCATTGTCTTCTCCTGGGACCTGGCTACCTGCCGGAACCGTGTGTGCTGCCATGGCACCATTGTCTTGCCCCACATCTTCAGAG GGTGCAGGGCCCAGCAGCTGGCAGTGCGGCTGGAGCCGCGCGGGCTGCTCTACTGCAAGCTGATGTTGGTGGAGCAGTGGGACATGCCGAGCAGCCCCAGTGACCGGGAGCCCCGGGTCTTTGGCGTGGAGCTGCGTCACTTGGTGGAAAGAGAGAACACTGTCACCAAGGTGCCGCTGCTGATCCAGAAATGCGTCTCCCAGATTGAGAAGCGGGGACTGAAG ATTGTAGGGCTTTACCGGCTGTGTGGCTCGGCGGCTGTGAAGAAGGAGCTGCGTGATGCCTTCGAGAGGGACAGTGCTGCTGTGACGCTCTCTGAACAGCTGTACCCAGACATCAACGTCATCACAG GGATCCTGAAGGACTATCTGCGGGAGCTGCCCACGCCCCTCATCACCAAGACCCTTTACCAGGTGGTGTTGGAGGCCATGGCCCAGCGACAGCCCCAAGATATGCTTAGCAGGCAGAATGCAAAGGAGACGGTCGCTCTGCTGGACTGCCTGCCGGAGATCGAGAAG GCTACGCTGACCGTGCTGCTGGACCATCTCAGCTTGGTGGCCTCCTTCCACGACTTTAACCGCATGAACTCCCAGAACATTGCCGTGTGCTTCGGGCCAGTGTTGCTCAACCAGAATCAGGAGCCATGGCACCAGAGGGCCCGCAGCTATGCCCACTGCGAGGAGATCTCCAGTGCTGTCGACTTCAAGAGGCACATTGAGGTGCTGCACTACCTGCTGCAGGCCTGGCCTG TCCCCTACAGGAAAGGGCGTGGTGTGGAGGGCCGGGAAAGGGCCCAGTCCACCTGCCTGCGGCAGAGGCGCCGTCCTGCACTGCGGCTGGATCTGCTGGAGAGCGAGGTGGTGGCTCGTCACCGTCCCCGAGGCTTGGAGAGCCCCCCCACCAACCGCTACGCTGGGGAGTGGAGTGTGTGCAGCCAGGAGTATGGCCTGGTGGCCGGGCCAGGGCACGAGATCAACTACACCGAGGTGGCCGGCAGCGACAGCGAGAATGAGGTGCTAGACCtgcgggaggggctgggtggcCCCAGCCAGACGGTCTTCGTGGGGGACTTTGCCTTGGTCGACGACCCTGAGGCGCCCTTCAGCCCCCGCCTGAACCTGAAGGACTTTGATGCCCTCATCCTGGACCTGGAGCGAGAGCTCTCCAAGCAGATCAATGTGTGCCTGTGA